One part of the Caldicoprobacter guelmensis genome encodes these proteins:
- a CDS encoding C40 family peptidase: MRSFKIASLVLLSIWTVVCLTGFIRVGQDGVAVAGYVSTPLFVMMVDDQEVGVVKSAAKGLAIYDEVTEKLLQSYGDGAFIDASVRFKEIRTENVKISSENELAQAIEQVIVVKSNAYAMVVDGKTVCYVKDSNVAEEVFEEIKNAYVEAIQQNKDSQLQEVFFKEDISYHEEMVPVSQIVDKDKAIQILKQGSEEIKEYEVKEGDTLWSIAREHGIPFSVLEQANADIDVDNLHPGDKVKLTLERQLVTVVTKERQKAVEEIPFETEIRLDNTLEKGKTKVLKEGENGQKEVYLLITKENGKEIKREVLEEKVIKEPAKKVILKGTKVISKKVITPTVPASSGRGSARGGDVVAFAMQFLGRPYVYGAEGPNAFDCSGFTQYVYKHFGIYLPRTAYGQRSVGVPVSKDDLAPGDLVLFSRPDHVGIYIGGGQFIHASSGAYKAICISSLNSSSYSRRYIGARRVLN, translated from the coding sequence ATGAGGAGCTTCAAAATTGCATCGTTAGTGTTGCTAAGTATTTGGACTGTAGTTTGTTTGACAGGTTTTATACGGGTAGGGCAGGACGGGGTTGCAGTAGCGGGCTATGTTTCAACGCCTTTGTTTGTAATGATGGTAGATGACCAAGAAGTAGGCGTTGTAAAGTCGGCAGCTAAGGGTCTGGCAATATATGACGAGGTGACAGAAAAGCTTCTACAAAGTTATGGAGATGGAGCGTTCATAGATGCTAGCGTGCGTTTTAAAGAAATTAGAACAGAAAATGTCAAAATCAGTTCTGAGAATGAATTAGCTCAAGCTATAGAACAGGTTATAGTTGTTAAGTCTAATGCCTATGCAATGGTTGTAGATGGGAAGACGGTTTGCTATGTTAAGGATTCAAATGTTGCTGAAGAAGTTTTTGAAGAGATAAAAAATGCTTATGTGGAAGCTATCCAGCAGAATAAGGATAGCCAGCTGCAGGAGGTTTTCTTTAAAGAGGATATATCCTATCATGAGGAGATGGTGCCGGTTAGTCAGATTGTAGATAAAGATAAGGCTATCCAAATTCTCAAACAGGGTAGCGAAGAAATAAAAGAGTATGAGGTAAAAGAGGGAGATACGCTTTGGTCTATTGCAAGAGAGCATGGCATCCCGTTTTCGGTTTTAGAGCAAGCCAATGCAGATATAGATGTAGACAATCTGCATCCAGGGGATAAGGTTAAGCTTACGCTCGAAAGACAGCTGGTTACAGTGGTGACCAAAGAAAGGCAGAAGGCAGTAGAGGAAATTCCTTTTGAGACTGAGATACGGCTGGATAATACTTTGGAAAAAGGGAAAACAAAGGTATTAAAAGAAGGAGAAAATGGCCAAAAAGAGGTATATTTACTGATTACCAAGGAGAACGGCAAAGAGATTAAGCGTGAGGTGTTGGAGGAAAAGGTTATAAAAGAGCCTGCCAAGAAGGTGATACTTAAGGGTACAAAGGTAATTTCCAAAAAGGTTATAACGCCTACCGTGCCGGCGTCATCAGGTCGAGGGTCAGCGCGTGGAGGAGATGTAGTGGCCTTTGCAATGCAGTTTTTGGGCAGACCGTATGTGTATGGTGCTGAAGGCCCCAATGCGTTTGATTGTTCGGGATTCACACAGTATGTATATAAGCATTTTGGAATCTATCTTCCACGGACGGCCTATGGTCAGCGCAGTGTGGGTGTACCTGTATCAAAAGACGATTTGGCTCCTGGCGATTTGGTTTTGTTTTCCAGGCCTGATCATGTAGGCATTTACATAGGCGGAGGGCAGTTCATACACGCCTCCTCAGGTGCTTATAAAGCTATATGTATAAGCAGCCTTAACTCTTCTTCATATAGTAGGCGATATATTGGTGCAAGACGTGTATTGAATTAA
- a CDS encoding response regulator transcription factor, translating to MIANVKKILVVDDEVKIVQVVKSYLESRGYSVDVAYSGKDALDKFEKVNPTLIILDLMLPDVSGEEICQMIRRKSRVPIIMLTAKVDEEDILRGLNIGADDYVTKPFSLRQLVARVEAVLRRVSDDPVPLSSIISFNNGDLVIDTLKYEIKKNGNLVNLTPSEYRILMTMIKYPNKTFTREELISMAFGDDFDGYDRTIDAHIKNIRQKIESDPKNPKYILTVYGIGYRFGGE from the coding sequence ATGATTGCTAATGTAAAAAAGATTCTTGTAGTGGATGATGAGGTCAAGATTGTCCAAGTTGTCAAATCCTATTTGGAAAGCAGGGGATATTCCGTCGATGTCGCATACAGCGGCAAGGATGCTTTAGACAAATTTGAAAAAGTAAATCCGACTCTCATCATCTTGGACTTGATGCTTCCTGATGTATCCGGCGAGGAAATTTGCCAAATGATAAGGAGAAAATCAAGGGTACCTATAATCATGTTGACCGCAAAGGTTGATGAAGAGGATATTTTAAGAGGATTGAATATTGGCGCCGACGATTATGTTACAAAGCCCTTCAGCTTGAGGCAGTTGGTGGCAAGGGTTGAAGCGGTATTAAGGAGAGTGAGCGATGACCCTGTCCCTCTATCCAGCATCATATCCTTTAATAACGGTGATCTGGTGATCGATACTCTGAAATATGAGATTAAGAAGAATGGAAACCTTGTTAATTTGACACCCAGTGAATACAGGATACTTATGACTATGATTAAATATCCCAATAAGACCTTTACAAGGGAGGAACTCATATCCATGGCATTTGGTGATGATTTTGATGGCTATGACAGGACCATCGATGCCCACATAAAAAATATAAGGCAAAAAATTGAATCGGATCCTAAAAATCCGAAGTACATTTTAACAGTTTATGGAATAGGCTATCGGTTTGGTGGTGAATAA
- a CDS encoding RrF2 family transcriptional regulator — protein MRISTKGRYGLRAMVDLAIHSGGDYVPLNSIAERQNLSEGYLEQVFASLRKAGLVKSVKGPQGGYCLADDASKITVGDVLRVLEGDLSVVEGSDEGRDIENAVEYCINNEVWKKLNESIGEVLDSITLEDLVTAYKKLNNNMGLMYYI, from the coding sequence ATGAGAATATCTACAAAAGGGAGATACGGTTTACGGGCCATGGTGGACCTTGCAATACATTCTGGTGGAGATTATGTCCCCTTAAACAGTATAGCAGAGAGGCAGAATTTATCGGAAGGGTATTTAGAGCAGGTATTTGCCAGTCTTAGGAAAGCCGGATTGGTGAAAAGCGTGAAAGGACCTCAAGGGGGGTACTGCCTGGCTGATGATGCTTCAAAAATTACTGTGGGGGATGTATTGAGAGTGCTTGAGGGCGACTTGTCAGTAGTGGAAGGGTCAGATGAAGGACGGGATATAGAAAATGCTGTGGAGTATTGTATCAACAATGAGGTATGGAAGAAGCTCAATGAAAGTATAGGTGAGGTTTTAGATTCGATCACGTTGGAAGACCTGGTAACCGCATATAAAAAGTTAAACAATAACATGGGATTGATGTACTATATATAA
- a CDS encoding YeeE/YedE thiosulfate transporter family protein, translating to MKFQEHPLFKKIIKDAWSYWTGAILLAVLNIALFAFSGHPWGITTPFSYWGAWIFKALGGQPETWAYFQNPSHANALTQNVFTNGGSIQNIGIILGALLATLLASQFKIKKIKSYKQVIAAILGGLLMGYGARIAFGCNIGAYFSGIASMSLHGWLWAVFALIGAWIGSKLLVKYFM from the coding sequence ATGAAATTCCAAGAACATCCCCTTTTCAAGAAAATAATAAAGGATGCGTGGAGTTATTGGACAGGGGCTATTCTTTTAGCCGTTTTAAATATAGCTTTGTTTGCGTTTTCTGGGCATCCGTGGGGTATTACGACACCTTTTTCCTACTGGGGTGCATGGATATTTAAAGCTTTAGGAGGGCAGCCAGAGACCTGGGCTTATTTTCAAAACCCGTCTCATGCAAACGCCCTTACTCAAAATGTTTTTACAAATGGAGGTTCAATCCAAAATATAGGGATTATTTTGGGCGCTCTTTTGGCTACTCTTTTAGCTTCACAGTTTAAAATTAAAAAGATAAAATCTTACAAACAGGTAATTGCGGCTATACTAGGCGGTCTTTTAATGGGATATGGTGCGAGAATAGCTTTTGGATGTAACATTGGTGCGTATTTCAGCGGTATCGCTTCAATGTCCCTCCATGGTTGGTTGTGGGCAGTGTTTGCACTAATTGGAGCATGGATAGGAAGTAAACTTTTAGTTAAATATTTTATGTGA
- a CDS encoding ABC transporter ATP-binding protein codes for MFVRAEKVSKIYRLGKNEIRALNEVSFELERGKIYTVIGPSGSGKTTLFNLLGGLDRAEEGKIFVDDKEITAMDQKRLADYRRDYVGFVFQFYNLINGLTVYENVLASASLSKKSLDVDTVLKMMDVYSEKDKFPFELSGGQQQRVAIARAVVKNPQMILCDEPTGALDYESSKLVLKLLEDVNRQFGTTILIITHNLAISKMADATLRLRSGRLVEFYENAQKISAQEVTW; via the coding sequence ATGTTTGTGAGGGCCGAAAAGGTTTCCAAGATTTACAGGCTGGGCAAAAATGAGATTAGGGCACTTAACGAGGTGAGCTTTGAGCTTGAAAGGGGCAAAATATACACCGTAATTGGCCCTTCAGGTTCCGGAAAGACCACACTTTTTAACCTTCTCGGGGGGCTCGATAGGGCAGAAGAGGGTAAAATTTTTGTGGATGACAAAGAGATAACGGCAATGGACCAAAAAAGGCTTGCTGACTACCGACGGGATTACGTCGGATTTGTCTTTCAGTTCTACAACCTCATAAACGGGCTTACGGTTTATGAGAATGTGCTGGCAAGCGCGTCTTTGAGTAAAAAATCTCTGGATGTCGATACGGTGCTTAAGATGATGGATGTGTACTCTGAGAAGGACAAATTTCCATTTGAGCTATCGGGCGGACAACAGCAGAGAGTGGCCATAGCCAGGGCGGTTGTGAAAAATCCCCAGATGATCCTATGTGATGAGCCCACCGGCGCATTAGATTATGAAAGCAGCAAGCTTGTATTAAAGTTATTGGAAGATGTAAACAGACAGTTTGGGACTACTATTTTAATTATTACCCACAACCTTGCCATTTCAAAAATGGCTGACGCAACGCTGAGGTTGAGGTCGGGCAGGCTTGTTGAGTTTTATGAGAACGCTCAGAAGATTTCTGCCCAGGAGGTGACCTGGTAA
- a CDS encoding LDCC motif putative metal-binding protein, translating to MFKKIKKFLEKLAKQNNALFHGQKLNCCELNRQKNKFPNVKDSKPT from the coding sequence ATGTTTAAAAAGATTAAGAAATTTCTTGAAAAATTGGCTAAACAAAACAATGCATTATTCCATGGACAAAAGCTTAATTGCTGTGAACTGAATCGACAGAAAAATAAATTTCCCAATGTCAAAGATTCGAAACCAACTTAA
- a CDS encoding urease accessory protein UreH domain-containing protein, which translates to MERRLMQKTLKLEGMSCTSCEMRIENALKKLQGVADAKASFSNSNVIVTYDADVISLDKIIEAIEKLHYLVKRRNEGEAASRPNAPEPSEDKMTVNQFLGIAIILFAVYFVIKNTVGFNFVPKVDQSMGYGILLAVGLLTSLHCIAMCGGINLSQCVSYNFEDSQPSKFSRLKPSLLYNSGRVVSYTVIGGIVGALGSVISFSGAAKGIVAIISGVFMVIMGLNMLNVFPWLRKLNPRMPKIFGNKIHKGAGKYGPFYIGLLNGLMPCGPLQAMQIYALGTGSFVAGAASMFLFSLGTVPLMFGFGAISSLLSRRFTRKMMKVSAMLVIVLGVVMVNRGLSLSGVSIAFASSGSGNIAKIEGDVQVVTSQIGSYSYSPIVVQKGIPVRWTIRVEEGDLNGCNNPLTIPKYNIQKELVPGDNVIEFTPTEEGNIVYTCWMGMIRSNIKVVSDISKVSKKDLQDSDGSSSGAVGGGCCAAGSKATKFAGGRIPTDELAIGKIRDDVQYVSIDVDDYGFSPAVIVVQKGIKTIWTINGKQLNTCNNVLVFPAYDAQIALREGKNEVQFVPEGDFTFSCWMGMLNGYVKVVDDINNIDIDAIKEEVERYRPARGAGGCCGI; encoded by the coding sequence ATGGAGCGAAGGTTAATGCAAAAGACTCTTAAACTTGAAGGGATGTCGTGTACTAGCTGTGAGATGCGGATAGAGAATGCTTTAAAGAAGCTCCAAGGTGTAGCAGATGCAAAAGCTAGCTTTAGCAACTCAAATGTCATTGTTACCTATGACGCAGATGTGATAAGCCTTGATAAAATAATTGAGGCCATAGAAAAGCTGCATTACCTTGTAAAGAGAAGAAACGAAGGGGAGGCCGCTTCAAGACCTAATGCCCCAGAACCATCTGAGGATAAAATGACTGTAAACCAATTTCTGGGTATAGCCATTATCCTGTTTGCTGTATATTTTGTCATAAAAAATACCGTTGGTTTTAACTTTGTGCCTAAAGTCGACCAATCAATGGGGTACGGAATCCTTTTAGCAGTGGGTTTGTTGACTTCACTGCACTGTATAGCCATGTGTGGCGGGATAAACCTGTCCCAGTGCGTTTCTTACAACTTCGAAGATAGTCAGCCAAGCAAGTTTTCCAGGTTGAAGCCAAGTTTATTGTATAATTCGGGACGGGTTGTATCCTATACCGTAATTGGGGGTATAGTAGGGGCATTAGGCTCGGTTATAAGCTTCTCCGGTGCTGCCAAGGGAATTGTGGCAATTATCTCGGGTGTATTTATGGTTATCATGGGCCTTAATATGCTGAATGTATTTCCTTGGCTAAGAAAGTTAAACCCCAGAATGCCAAAAATTTTTGGAAACAAAATTCATAAAGGTGCAGGCAAATACGGTCCTTTTTATATTGGGTTGCTGAACGGCCTCATGCCGTGCGGGCCGCTTCAAGCGATGCAGATCTACGCCTTAGGTACTGGCAGCTTTGTGGCTGGGGCGGCATCCATGTTTCTCTTTAGCCTGGGAACAGTGCCGTTAATGTTTGGGTTTGGCGCTATCAGCTCGCTACTCAGCAGAAGGTTTACCCGTAAGATGATGAAAGTGAGCGCTATGCTTGTCATAGTCCTGGGCGTGGTTATGGTAAACAGGGGATTGAGTCTGTCTGGAGTTAGCATTGCCTTTGCTTCATCTGGTTCAGGAAATATCGCTAAAATAGAAGGGGACGTGCAGGTTGTTACTTCTCAAATTGGTTCATATAGTTATTCGCCCATAGTCGTCCAGAAAGGTATTCCGGTAAGGTGGACAATACGGGTTGAAGAGGGAGACTTGAATGGATGTAATAATCCCTTGACCATTCCAAAATACAATATACAGAAAGAACTTGTCCCGGGGGATAATGTTATTGAATTTACTCCTACTGAAGAAGGCAATATAGTATATACCTGCTGGATGGGTATGATTAGAAGCAATATAAAGGTAGTATCGGATATCAGCAAGGTATCCAAAAAAGATTTACAGGATTCTGATGGTTCATCATCAGGAGCTGTAGGCGGGGGATGCTGTGCAGCTGGCTCAAAAGCCACCAAGTTTGCCGGCGGGAGAATACCAACTGATGAATTGGCCATTGGGAAGATTAGGGATGATGTACAATATGTGAGCATCGATGTGGACGATTACGGTTTTTCACCGGCGGTTATTGTGGTTCAAAAGGGAATTAAAACAATATGGACGATCAACGGGAAACAGCTAAACACATGCAATAATGTGTTGGTCTTTCCTGCATACGATGCCCAAATTGCTCTGAGAGAAGGGAAAAATGAAGTCCAGTTTGTTCCCGAGGGTGATTTTACATTTAGCTGTTGGATGGGTATGTTAAACGGGTATGTGAAGGTGGTGGACGATATAAACAATATAGATATAGACGCTATAAAGGAAGAAGTCGAAAGATATAGGCCTGCAAGAGGTGCCGGTGGCTGTTGTGGAATATGA
- a CDS encoding DUF2933 domain-containing protein — translation MNCHGGHGSVGNENGHGTIGHKLHKLVMILCCVLPVTVILALYLLKINNTILRDILSYGAILLCPLMHILMIPMMLKKDRK, via the coding sequence ATGAATTGTCACGGTGGTCACGGGAGCGTTGGAAATGAAAACGGGCATGGCACAATAGGGCATAAGCTGCACAAGCTTGTGATGATTTTGTGCTGTGTTCTCCCTGTAACGGTTATATTGGCTCTGTATTTGCTTAAAATTAACAATACCATTTTAAGGGATATTTTATCTTATGGTGCAATTTTGCTTTGTCCTCTAATGCATATACTGATGATACCTATGATGCTCAAAAAGGATAGGAAATAA
- a CDS encoding sulfurtransferase TusA family protein, giving the protein MAEYRIDCLGEACPVPLLKTQKEMEKLKVGDILIVEIDHSCAMKNVPEWARKMGYNVEIEEVDDGQWEVYIEKTR; this is encoded by the coding sequence ATGGCAGAATACAGAATTGATTGTTTAGGTGAGGCTTGTCCGGTACCACTTTTGAAAACTCAAAAAGAGATGGAGAAGTTAAAAGTTGGCGATATTTTGATTGTAGAGATAGACCACAGTTGTGCTATGAAAAATGTGCCAGAATGGGCAAGAAAGATGGGATACAATGTAGAAATTGAAGAGGTTGATGATGGTCAGTGGGAGGTTTATATTGAAAAGACTAGATAA
- a CDS encoding ABC transporter permease: MVIKKIPLRTIRRDFLQFFSIIMLVAIASMTYTLFAVSMDDISKNYEIFIKDYVQEDGYFITSKEIDEGLLNNKFGITLEQRLFYEVQQDEVTLRIFSISEKINKPYIGMGEMPQEGEVLLDPSFFKAHGYKINDEISISGQTFKVSGVGYLPDYIYIIKNDQDFLPDPERFGVVMMPKSDMQKLFPASHVYYYSYKGEVDVEDLKSFINSNWGLLKFVERDQNPRIIYTEMKVENAKRITLPISLFIIIVSSFILFIVMRRVINTMHAEIGTLYSMGYTQKDVFKVFMKFPLYIWLFGSIIGVLLGYLEAAPFAEFYRSFFTLPKITNFLPWRHVLVALFLPAVFIFLAGYLALKGFFKLTIIQMLHGVDEIKFSKLPTIKFFDRFEFKTRVMLKYGWRHIARELILVIGIVFSTILMMYGMTAKDSVIVGIEKAYSDYFKYDYLYMLNSISEHPEIEIPDFAEPYNLLAFDVEGTKASVMIYGIKGDSEMIKLYDTRGKEISVSDKLIISKPLANKLGVSEGDEIKVRNKFTGEEYALEVYRIADLPVGNNGYMELESFNRLFGYGSSEYVGIFSKDKVDIPEDSLFESYTKSELITTIKTSAQDLSKTIGVMALMAAILALLIVYVLSNLTLNENRKNIGILKMLGYRENSIFKMVLGFNYISFLVGFIVGVPLSKFTMDSLMSAATKDIDFAMSLDLSLNSVLSTFVILLLVFLFSRLLVRVKIAKVMPIDILRQQVD, encoded by the coding sequence ATGGTAATTAAAAAGATACCTTTAAGGACCATCAGGAGGGATTTTCTGCAATTCTTCTCCATTATAATGCTTGTGGCCATTGCATCCATGACGTATACCCTTTTTGCTGTATCGATGGATGATATAAGCAAGAATTATGAAATTTTTATCAAGGACTACGTACAGGAAGATGGCTATTTTATTACTTCTAAGGAGATAGATGAAGGCCTCTTGAATAACAAATTCGGCATTACACTTGAGCAAAGATTGTTTTATGAGGTTCAGCAGGATGAAGTAACTTTGAGGATTTTTTCCATCTCAGAAAAAATAAACAAGCCTTATATAGGCATGGGAGAAATGCCCCAAGAGGGGGAAGTGTTGCTAGACCCCAGCTTTTTTAAAGCCCACGGCTATAAAATAAACGATGAGATTTCTATATCAGGGCAAACATTTAAGGTAAGTGGAGTGGGTTATCTTCCCGACTACATCTACATCATAAAAAACGATCAGGACTTTCTCCCCGACCCCGAGAGATTTGGCGTTGTTATGATGCCGAAAAGCGACATGCAGAAGCTGTTCCCTGCCTCACATGTATATTATTATAGCTACAAAGGTGAAGTTGATGTCGAAGATCTAAAGAGCTTTATAAACTCCAATTGGGGGCTGTTGAAGTTTGTTGAAAGGGATCAAAATCCCAGGATAATTTATACAGAGATGAAGGTTGAGAATGCCAAGAGGATAACGCTGCCCATAAGCTTATTCATAATAATAGTATCATCGTTTATACTCTTCATCGTGATGAGAAGGGTAATTAACACAATGCACGCTGAAATTGGTACGCTGTATTCAATGGGATATACGCAAAAGGACGTCTTTAAAGTTTTCATGAAATTCCCGCTGTATATTTGGCTTTTTGGTTCTATTATTGGAGTTTTGCTTGGGTATTTGGAGGCAGCACCCTTTGCCGAGTTTTACAGGTCATTTTTTACCCTACCCAAGATAACGAATTTCCTGCCTTGGCGGCATGTGCTTGTGGCCCTATTCCTTCCGGCTGTATTCATATTCCTTGCAGGGTATCTTGCGCTAAAAGGCTTTTTTAAGCTAACCATCATCCAGATGCTACATGGCGTTGATGAGATAAAGTTTAGCAAACTTCCCACCATAAAGTTTTTTGACCGGTTTGAGTTTAAAACCAGGGTCATGCTGAAATACGGCTGGCGGCACATTGCAAGGGAACTCATTTTAGTTATAGGCATTGTGTTCTCAACGATACTCATGATGTACGGTATGACGGCAAAGGATTCTGTTATCGTTGGCATTGAGAAAGCTTATTCTGACTATTTCAAGTATGACTATCTCTATATGTTAAACTCTATATCTGAACATCCTGAGATAGAGATACCCGACTTTGCAGAGCCTTATAACCTTTTGGCTTTTGATGTCGAAGGCACAAAAGCAAGCGTCATGATATATGGCATCAAGGGCGATTCCGAAATGATAAAGCTGTATGATACAAGGGGGAAAGAGATTTCTGTCTCGGATAAGCTCATCATTTCAAAGCCTCTTGCAAACAAGCTGGGAGTCAGTGAAGGGGACGAGATTAAGGTAAGAAACAAGTTTACAGGCGAGGAATATGCTTTAGAAGTCTACAGGATTGCAGACTTGCCAGTTGGCAATAATGGATACATGGAGCTTGAAAGCTTTAACAGGCTGTTTGGCTATGGCAGCAGTGAGTATGTGGGGATATTTTCAAAGGATAAGGTGGATATACCTGAAGATTCGCTTTTTGAGAGCTATACCAAGTCTGAACTGATTACTACCATTAAGACGTCGGCTCAGGACCTTTCAAAAACCATCGGCGTCATGGCGCTCATGGCAGCAATACTTGCACTTTTGATCGTATACGTTCTGTCCAATTTGACGCTCAACGAGAACAGGAAAAATATAGGGATTTTGAAGATGTTGGGATACAGGGAAAACAGCATATTTAAGATGGTTCTTGGGTTCAACTATATATCATTTCTGGTTGGATTCATTGTAGGGGTTCCCCTTTCAAAATTTACTATGGACAGCTTGATGAGTGCAGCCACAAAGGATATTGACTTTGCCATGAGCCTTGATTTGAGCTTAAACAGTGTGCTTTCCACATTTGTCATACTGCTGCTGGTGTTCCTGTTTTCAAGATTGCTGGTGAGGGTAAAAATAGCAAAGGTCATGCCCATTGATATACTGAGGCAGCAGGTGGATTAA
- a CDS encoding sensor histidine kinase produces the protein MKYTLRAKLSLSYMLVVLISVFLTSVLTNLLLEKHFKEYVIKNQERKSKEIVSLISQQYKPGGRWNTDVIENIGMNALEQGMIIKVVDSSGKAIWDAMVYNRGLCHRMLEHMACNMTSRYPNWKGGYVEDKYPVTYNLSEVGRVEIGYYGPYYFNDNDLAFINTLNRLFIGVGMISLLSSLFIAAFMSKRLSTPISRVIEAAHKISKGYYQDRITEKSGIKEISQLTQTINDLAEVLEKQEMLRKRLTADVAHELRTPLATLQSHMEAMIDGVWEPDIDRIKSCHEEIVRISRLVGDLEKLAKYESESLILNKTRFDVSQLIRHIIRNFEIDFINKGLDIEFNGQEEIVFADKDKISQVIINLLSNALKYTPEGGRVEVKVESSGDVVNIIVKDTGEGISPEDLPYIFERFYRADKSRNRLTGGAGIGLTIAKAIVEAHKGTIRVNSRINEGTEFIVSLPKQVG, from the coding sequence ATGAAATATACTTTAAGAGCCAAATTGTCTTTATCCTATATGTTAGTGGTTCTAATCTCTGTATTCTTGACCAGCGTGCTTACCAACTTGCTTCTTGAAAAGCACTTCAAGGAATACGTTATAAAGAATCAAGAGCGTAAAAGTAAGGAAATTGTTTCTCTGATCAGCCAGCAGTATAAGCCGGGTGGGAGATGGAACACGGATGTCATAGAGAATATTGGCATGAATGCCTTGGAGCAGGGTATGATAATAAAGGTTGTTGATTCTTCCGGGAAGGCAATATGGGATGCAATGGTGTATAACAGGGGGTTGTGCCACCGGATGCTGGAGCATATGGCTTGCAACATGACCAGCCGCTACCCAAACTGGAAGGGGGGTTATGTGGAGGATAAATATCCTGTCACATATAATTTGAGTGAAGTTGGAAGGGTTGAAATCGGATATTACGGTCCGTATTATTTTAATGACAATGACCTTGCATTTATTAATACTTTAAATCGGTTGTTTATTGGCGTAGGAATGATTTCCCTCTTGTCATCGCTGTTTATAGCTGCATTTATGTCCAAAAGATTGAGTACGCCGATTTCAAGGGTCATTGAAGCTGCCCACAAGATTTCCAAAGGATATTATCAGGACAGGATTACCGAGAAGTCAGGTATAAAGGAGATTTCTCAGCTTACCCAAACGATAAACGATTTGGCTGAGGTGCTTGAAAAGCAGGAGATGTTGAGAAAAAGGCTTACAGCTGATGTGGCACATGAATTGAGAACCCCTCTTGCTACGCTCCAGAGCCATATGGAAGCAATGATTGATGGGGTGTGGGAACCGGATATTGATAGGATTAAAAGTTGCCATGAGGAGATTGTCAGAATAAGCAGGTTGGTAGGGGACCTTGAAAAGCTGGCAAAATATGAGAGTGAAAGTCTTATCCTTAACAAAACACGCTTTGATGTTTCACAGCTTATCCGACATATTATCAGGAACTTTGAAATTGACTTTATAAACAAGGGATTGGATATCGAATTCAATGGTCAGGAAGAGATTGTCTTTGCTGATAAGGATAAGATAAGTCAGGTAATTATAAATCTTTTATCCAACGCATTGAAATATACTCCCGAGGGAGGGAGGGTTGAGGTAAAAGTGGAAAGTAGCGGCGATGTGGTTAATATTATCGTTAAGGATACCGGGGAAGGCATCTCACCGGAGGATTTACCATATATCTTTGAACGGTTTTATCGTGCTGATAAATCGAGAAACAGGCTAACGGGGGGAGCCGGAATCGGGCTTACGATAGCAAAAGCCATCGTCGAGGCACATAAGGGGACAATACGAGTAAATAGCAGGATAAATGAAGGGACGGAGTTCATAGTGTCATTGCCAAAACAGGTAGGCTAA
- a CDS encoding YeeE/YedE thiosulfate transporter family protein, whose product METVKKSKKKRANQFPYGVALLVVLIVIGIILSKQSPQLAVRWAFGIAFGFVLQKARFCFTASFRDPVLTGSTSLTRAVIVALMIATIGFAAIQYSAYLKGETVPGNISPVGIHTAIGAVMFGIGMVIAGGCASGTLMRVGEGYMMLWLTLIFFIVGSLWGARDFGWWNEVFISKSPKVFLPDVLGWGVAFFGQLVLLGLIFIFVEWYEYKRFNAKN is encoded by the coding sequence ATGGAAACGGTGAAAAAAAGCAAAAAGAAAAGGGCAAACCAATTTCCTTACGGAGTCGCACTTTTAGTCGTCCTTATTGTCATTGGTATAATCTTATCAAAACAATCGCCTCAGTTAGCGGTTCGTTGGGCCTTTGGAATTGCCTTTGGTTTCGTGCTTCAAAAGGCCAGATTTTGCTTTACCGCATCTTTTAGAGACCCGGTTTTGACGGGAAGCACTTCACTTACCAGAGCGGTGATTGTAGCCCTTATGATTGCCACAATAGGATTTGCCGCAATTCAGTACAGCGCTTATTTGAAGGGAGAAACAGTCCCTGGCAACATCTCACCTGTTGGAATACACACAGCTATAGGCGCTGTGATGTTCGGAATAGGAATGGTAATAGCTGGAGGCTGTGCTTCTGGAACCTTAATGAGAGTCGGAGAAGGATATATGATGTTATGGTTGACACTGATATTCTTTATCGTGGGGTCTTTATGGGGAGCGAGGGACTTTGGATGGTGGAATGAAGTGTTCATATCTAAATCTCCTAAGGTATTTTTACCGGATGTGCTTGGCTGGGGAGTTGCATTCTTTGGGCAATTAGTACTGTTGGGTCTGATTTTCATATTTGTAGAATGGTATGAATATAAACGCTTTAATGCAAAAAATTAA